One genomic window of Spirochaetia bacterium 38H-sp includes the following:
- a CDS encoding 7TM diverse intracellular signaling domain-containing protein, with protein sequence MNHKKSLLAYILWLILLIPIHAQDIYISPQELIKGTDLYPVCDFYWGKLLESTDGVTPTLSGIKPDMWVHYTNPDTGNPFPAQGVASYVFKIKLQTFPVSKPLAIRIKNASSAVRIIAGGHTILEIGHISNNLTMLRESMQTTMGGFYPPAKEFYLIVQIANKTDFSGGIRTLPHIGYLSTISRKHIINLVLDTLVMASIMVIALYHLILFSARKEARDYGFLFFALFSFAIGLRAGLTESRVLHMLLPYVSIAILIKIEIAAVYLAAGSIVVFFHFLFPSEEYRTFSKLTYGVNTLSILLTIVLPVKSLAYYHFIYLVYLAFTALILLIWLGRALKNKRESSLLFTVAFAILALGVINDSLFNGLGIGTGFISQYTLAIFLLFQALIQARRYSSMYISIKENAERTENLARVYRAFVPFELLKLLGVEKPEELEGNEYEKKDIAVLSVSLIPIVGASEEIEPEDMQSFLNSYIRHLIPVVHRHRGLIRGFSGERMLILFPDNHEDAILCAEELYYTIKEYNQGRKRAGYQSAHLIIGGAAGEATFTIVGDNTHMEVTGVGRVFPDAMIVEEIAPVLGSCALISQNLFPAVARLEKNNVRFVGRYKKDNKVISLFEIITEEDSAKLSLISEFERALYYYFSGELDKAEDGFSLLLARNPDDKAAAFYLGRILKLIGKRKDSMELTPYPELQ encoded by the coding sequence ATGAATCATAAAAAAAGCCTTCTTGCCTATATCCTATGGCTCATATTATTAATACCCATACATGCACAAGACATATACATATCCCCACAAGAATTGATAAAAGGCACAGACCTTTATCCTGTATGCGACTTCTATTGGGGAAAACTGCTTGAGTCAACAGATGGAGTCACCCCCACCCTCTCAGGAATAAAACCGGACATGTGGGTACACTACACCAACCCGGATACAGGCAACCCCTTCCCAGCACAAGGCGTTGCAAGCTATGTATTCAAGATAAAACTGCAAACCTTCCCCGTATCGAAGCCACTTGCAATACGTATAAAAAACGCATCATCAGCTGTCCGTATAATAGCAGGAGGCCACACAATATTAGAAATAGGACATATATCCAATAATCTCACCATGCTGAGAGAAAGCATGCAAACAACAATGGGAGGCTTCTATCCTCCTGCAAAAGAATTCTATCTTATAGTACAGATAGCCAATAAGACGGATTTCTCTGGAGGGATAAGAACTCTTCCACACATAGGATATCTTTCTACCATATCCAGAAAGCATATAATCAACCTCGTTCTGGACACATTGGTAATGGCCTCAATAATGGTCATAGCACTTTATCATCTCATTCTTTTTTCTGCAAGAAAAGAAGCTAGAGACTATGGTTTTCTATTCTTTGCCTTGTTCTCATTTGCCATAGGATTAAGAGCTGGACTTACAGAAAGCAGAGTATTACATATGCTCCTGCCCTATGTCAGCATAGCTATACTTATAAAGATAGAAATAGCAGCAGTATACCTTGCAGCCGGAAGCATTGTCGTATTCTTCCACTTTTTATTCCCATCAGAAGAATACCGCACTTTTTCAAAGTTAACATACGGAGTAAATACCCTCTCAATACTTCTGACAATTGTTTTGCCTGTAAAATCACTTGCTTATTATCATTTTATATATCTTGTATATCTGGCATTTACAGCACTAATACTGCTCATATGGCTAGGCAGAGCACTCAAAAACAAAAGAGAATCAAGCCTGCTTTTTACTGTAGCCTTTGCGATACTTGCCTTGGGAGTCATCAATGACAGCCTATTCAATGGTCTTGGAATAGGTACGGGTTTTATATCTCAATACACGCTTGCCATATTCCTTCTTTTCCAGGCACTTATACAGGCAAGAAGATACTCCTCAATGTATATCAGTATAAAAGAGAATGCAGAAAGAACAGAAAACCTTGCCAGGGTTTACAGGGCATTTGTTCCCTTTGAGCTATTAAAACTCCTTGGCGTAGAGAAGCCGGAAGAGCTAGAGGGAAACGAATACGAAAAAAAAGACATAGCTGTATTGAGTGTAAGCCTTATTCCTATTGTAGGAGCGTCAGAAGAAATAGAGCCCGAGGATATGCAGTCTTTTCTCAACTCATATATACGGCATTTGATACCCGTTGTACACAGACACAGGGGGCTTATAAGAGGTTTTTCTGGCGAGAGAATGCTGATTCTTTTCCCGGATAACCACGAAGATGCAATCCTATGTGCAGAAGAATTGTATTACACAATAAAAGAATATAATCAGGGTAGAAAAAGAGCAGGATATCAATCCGCCCATCTTATAATAGGCGGAGCTGCAGGTGAGGCAACCTTTACTATAGTGGGAGACAACACCCATATGGAAGTAACAGGTGTTGGACGGGTATTCCCCGATGCCATGATAGTAGAGGAAATAGCTCCTGTCCTTGGCTCATGCGCTCTTATAAGTCAAAACCTTTTCCCAGCAGTTGCAAGACTTGAGAAGAACAATGTGCGATTTGTAGGAAGGTATAAAAAAGACAACAAGGTCATATCGCTTTTTGAGATTATAACAGAAGAAGACAGCGCAAAAC
- the ppdK gene encoding pyruvate, phosphate dikinase, protein MSNKYVYFFGNGMAEGAASMRELLGGKGANLAEMTSLGIPVPAGFTISTEVCQLYYENGRSYTDEIVKQVEENLIRLEKAMGHELGNPDNPLFVSVRSGAAISMPGMMETILNLGMNDETVVGFASQTSNERLAWDSYRRFIQMYGSVAKDIPHHDFEEILAALKKEKGVELDTELDAEDLKELVSRYKELYKRVKGEDFPQDTKVQLWGAIDAVFNSWENERAIKYRQINNIKGLKGTAVNVQAMVFGNFGEDSGTGVCFSRDPSTGENVFYGEFLMNAQGEDVVAGIRTPEKLSTLAEKNPEIYRQLEDVKNRLEKHYKDMQDMEFTIEHGKLYILQTRNGKRTGRAAVKIALDMHKEGLISREEAVMRVTPAQIDQLLHPMIAASDRKSNKAIAKGLNASPGAACGKIVFTASEAEKEAEKGEKVILVRKETSPEDIGGMHAAQGILTSTGGMTSHAAVVARGMGKPSVVGCKDVVIDGDSCLISGQSFNKGDWVTIDGGTGEVFAGRLNLVPPAITDELKEFLSWVDEIRLSAKRKNCPEKGFKVRTNADTPEDARKARDFGAEGIGLCRTEHMFFEKGKIEAFREMIIADSEISRKKALEKILPLQKKDFTGIFKEMAGLPVTIRLLDPPLHEFVHMSHSELEELSMTSGIPQDVIRQRIDALKEQNPMLGHRGCRLGITYPEIYEMQAEAILSAACEVAVSGESVIPEIMIPLVGSVKELVYLKERIVAVADRVIASYGATVTYKVGTMIEVPRAALVADKIAEHAEFFSFGTNDLTQMTFGFSRDDVGSFLPDYLKLDMFEVDPFASLDTEGVGQLVALAAQRGRNTRPDIKLGICGEHGGDPSSIEFCYKTGLNYVSCSPYRVPIARLAAAQAVIKNKDV, encoded by the coding sequence ATGAGTAATAAATATGTTTATTTTTTTGGCAATGGTATGGCCGAGGGAGCTGCTTCTATGCGAGAACTCCTTGGTGGTAAGGGTGCCAATCTTGCAGAGATGACTTCGCTTGGTATTCCTGTGCCAGCGGGGTTTACTATTTCTACAGAGGTTTGCCAGCTCTATTATGAGAATGGTAGGTCTTATACAGATGAGATTGTAAAACAGGTAGAGGAAAATCTGATAAGGCTTGAGAAGGCTATGGGGCATGAGCTTGGTAATCCTGATAATCCGCTTTTTGTTTCTGTGCGCTCGGGTGCAGCAATCTCCATGCCTGGGATGATGGAGACTATTCTCAATCTTGGAATGAATGATGAGACTGTTGTGGGTTTTGCTTCCCAGACTTCTAATGAGCGGCTTGCTTGGGATTCTTATAGAAGGTTTATCCAGATGTACGGCAGTGTTGCTAAGGATATCCCTCATCATGATTTTGAGGAAATTTTGGCTGCTCTTAAGAAGGAGAAGGGTGTTGAGCTTGATACTGAGCTTGATGCTGAGGATCTCAAGGAGCTTGTGTCAAGGTATAAGGAGCTTTATAAGAGGGTCAAGGGCGAGGATTTCCCTCAGGATACAAAGGTACAGTTATGGGGTGCTATAGATGCTGTTTTTAACTCCTGGGAGAACGAAAGGGCTATCAAGTACAGGCAGATTAATAATATTAAGGGGCTCAAGGGTACTGCGGTCAATGTACAGGCTATGGTTTTTGGTAATTTTGGCGAGGATTCTGGTACTGGGGTTTGTTTTTCCCGTGATCCTTCTACGGGTGAGAATGTTTTTTATGGTGAGTTTCTTATGAATGCTCAGGGTGAGGATGTTGTTGCAGGTATCAGGACTCCTGAGAAACTTTCTACCCTTGCAGAGAAAAATCCTGAGATTTATAGGCAGCTTGAAGATGTAAAGAATAGGCTTGAGAAGCATTATAAGGATATGCAGGATATGGAGTTTACCATAGAGCATGGTAAGCTTTATATACTGCAGACAAGAAATGGTAAGAGAACAGGCCGTGCTGCTGTAAAGATTGCTCTGGATATGCATAAAGAAGGTCTTATCAGCAGGGAAGAGGCTGTCATGAGAGTTACTCCTGCCCAGATAGATCAGCTTCTTCATCCTATGATTGCAGCTTCTGATAGAAAGTCCAATAAGGCTATTGCTAAGGGGCTCAATGCTTCTCCCGGAGCTGCATGCGGTAAGATTGTCTTTACTGCATCTGAGGCTGAGAAAGAGGCTGAGAAAGGAGAGAAGGTTATACTGGTAAGAAAAGAAACTTCTCCCGAGGATATAGGGGGTATGCATGCTGCTCAGGGAATTCTTACTTCTACAGGTGGTATGACAAGCCATGCTGCTGTTGTTGCAAGGGGTATGGGGAAGCCAAGTGTTGTTGGTTGTAAGGATGTTGTTATTGATGGTGATTCCTGTCTCATATCTGGTCAAAGCTTTAATAAGGGTGATTGGGTTACAATAGACGGTGGTACGGGTGAAGTATTTGCTGGTAGATTGAATCTTGTCCCGCCTGCTATCACAGACGAGCTTAAGGAGTTTCTCTCTTGGGTTGATGAAATCAGGCTTTCTGCGAAAAGAAAGAATTGCCCGGAGAAGGGTTTTAAGGTCAGAACCAACGCTGATACGCCGGAGGATGCTCGTAAGGCCAGGGATTTTGGTGCGGAGGGTATAGGCTTGTGTAGAACAGAGCATATGTTCTTTGAGAAGGGCAAAATAGAAGCGTTTCGCGAGATGATTATTGCAGACTCGGAGATTTCAAGAAAAAAGGCGCTTGAAAAGATTCTTCCTCTTCAGAAAAAGGATTTTACTGGTATTTTTAAGGAAATGGCAGGGTTGCCGGTTACCATAAGGCTTCTAGATCCTCCTCTCCATGAGTTTGTCCATATGTCTCATTCGGAACTCGAGGAACTTTCCATGACTTCCGGTATTCCTCAGGATGTGATAAGGCAGAGGATAGATGCTCTCAAGGAGCAGAATCCCATGCTGGGTCACAGGGGCTGCCGTCTGGGTATAACCTATCCAGAGATTTATGAGATGCAGGCAGAGGCAATCCTGAGTGCAGCATGTGAGGTTGCTGTATCAGGTGAGTCTGTAATACCTGAGATTATGATTCCGCTTGTGGGTTCTGTAAAAGAGCTTGTATACCTTAAAGAGCGGATAGTTGCTGTTGCAGACAGGGTTATTGCATCTTATGGTGCGACTGTTACGTATAAAGTGGGTACAATGATTGAGGTGCCGCGTGCTGCTCTTGTTGCGGATAAGATTGCAGAGCATGCTGAGTTTTTCTCCTTCGGCACCAATGATCTTACTCAGATGACTTTTGGTTTTTCTCGCGATGATGTGGGGTCTTTTTTGCCGGACTATCTTAAGCTTGACATGTTTGAGGTTGATCCCTTTGCTTCTCTTGATACGGAGGGTGTGGGGCAGCTTGTTGCTCTCGCTGCTCAGAGAGGAAGAAACACACGTCCTGATATCAAGCTTGGTATATGCGGAGAGCATGGTGGGGATCCTTCATCTATAGAATTTTGCTATAAGACAGGGCTCAACTATGTTTCTTGTTCTCCTTATAGAGTGCCTATTGCAAGGCTTGCTGCAGCACAGGCTGTTATAAAAAACAAGGATGTCTGA
- a CDS encoding DNA repair protein → MSDKKQDGCYKEERVFAPPLLHEVYDLLFSVYGPQGWWPLVSKAGRDGFDCNGYHPGIVYVPDFYEAFEIAAGAVLVQNTAWSNASIAVKALYDASLLSPVRLADTDTESLFPIVRSSGYFRQKSIRLKALASFFAGLSSPPTRAELMDIKGIGKETADSILLYGFDKPFFVVDAYTRRIFYRLGYLSDEKASYDFVASVFTEVLDKDTELYREYHALIVEHAKRYCRKKPCCHGCPLANRCAYYKDRTSESSAADRL, encoded by the coding sequence ATGTCTGATAAAAAACAGGATGGTTGTTACAAGGAGGAGCGGGTATTTGCTCCTCCTCTTTTGCATGAGGTTTATGATCTTCTCTTTTCTGTCTACGGGCCACAAGGCTGGTGGCCTCTTGTATCAAAAGCCGGCAGGGATGGTTTTGACTGCAATGGTTATCATCCGGGGATTGTTTATGTACCGGATTTTTATGAAGCCTTTGAAATTGCGGCAGGGGCTGTACTGGTGCAGAATACTGCTTGGAGCAATGCTTCTATTGCAGTAAAGGCGCTGTATGATGCAAGTCTGCTTTCTCCTGTAAGGCTTGCGGATACGGATACGGAGAGTCTTTTTCCTATTGTGCGTTCTAGCGGTTATTTTAGGCAGAAGTCTATCCGACTAAAGGCGCTAGCATCTTTTTTTGCAGGTTTATCGAGTCCTCCTACCAGAGCAGAGCTTATGGATATAAAGGGGATAGGTAAAGAAACTGCGGATTCTATTCTTCTCTATGGTTTTGATAAGCCTTTTTTTGTTGTGGATGCATATACCAGAAGGATTTTTTACAGGCTGGGATATCTTTCAGATGAAAAGGCTTCCTACGACTTTGTTGCTTCTGTGTTCACAGAGGTCCTTGACAAGGATACCGAGCTGTACAGAGAGTATCATGCCCTTATTGTGGAGCATGCCAAGCGATATTGCAGAAAAAAGCCATGCTGCCATGGTTGTCCTCTTGCGAACAGGTGTGCATATTACAAAGATAGAACGTCAGAGAGTTCTGCTGCAGATAGATTATAA
- the lipB gene encoding lipoyl(octanoyl) transferase LipB: MDMQKANIIQLGYMDYKEAWDIQHRLHTLRKEDKIIDTILIVEHPHVITMGTRNKSELILLSQEELKAKSVSVYKTERGGEVTYHGPGQLVIYFIIKIQKGLSVKKLVHDIEEAAIRALSEVGIKAGRDEKHPGVWTGNDKIMALGIAIRDRVTMHGLALNVTTDLSCFDWIVPCGIKDRGVTSIEKETGTTYSLEEIATIYARHFAELFSYNLSAAELSDVLSL; the protein is encoded by the coding sequence ATGGATATGCAAAAGGCAAATATAATACAACTGGGTTATATGGATTACAAAGAAGCATGGGATATACAGCACAGGCTCCATACACTTAGAAAAGAAGATAAAATAATAGATACCATCCTCATAGTAGAGCATCCCCACGTAATAACTATGGGAACACGCAACAAATCGGAGCTAATACTGCTGTCGCAAGAAGAGCTCAAAGCAAAATCCGTTTCTGTTTATAAGACAGAACGTGGAGGAGAAGTTACCTATCATGGGCCAGGACAACTTGTCATATACTTTATAATAAAAATACAAAAAGGCCTCTCTGTAAAAAAACTCGTACATGACATAGAAGAAGCTGCAATAAGAGCTTTGTCAGAAGTGGGCATAAAAGCAGGACGTGATGAGAAACATCCAGGTGTATGGACAGGGAATGATAAGATAATGGCACTGGGAATCGCAATAAGAGACAGGGTTACAATGCACGGTCTTGCCCTCAATGTTACAACAGACCTATCCTGTTTTGACTGGATTGTCCCCTGCGGCATAAAAGATAGAGGTGTAACAAGCATAGAAAAAGAAACAGGTACAACATACAGTCTGGAAGAAATAGCCACTATCTATGCAAGACATTTTGCAGAGCTTTTCTCTTATAATCTATCTGCAGCAGAACTCTCTGACGTTCTATCTTTGTAA